Proteins from a genomic interval of Micromonospora sp. NBC_00389:
- a CDS encoding PGPGW domain-containing protein, whose product MTENQAAHREIPGGPPFRTPAAAPGRPVELALVPDPRSSARPGRPFSQRTVFTALGWVQLVAGALLFPLPGPGLLLLALGMATLAKHHPWAAERVHSFKRRALVKVAHGVRTLTRAVCLFVITLANTLAGLPWVWSPKQPRWWALPS is encoded by the coding sequence ATGACGGAGAATCAGGCGGCCCACCGGGAGATCCCCGGTGGGCCGCCGTTCCGCACGCCGGCCGCCGCCCCCGGCCGGCCGGTCGAGCTCGCGCTGGTGCCGGACCCACGGTCCTCCGCCCGCCCGGGTCGCCCGTTCAGCCAGCGCACCGTGTTCACCGCGCTGGGCTGGGTGCAGCTGGTCGCCGGCGCACTGTTGTTCCCCCTCCCCGGGCCGGGCCTGCTCCTGCTCGCGCTGGGGATGGCGACGCTGGCCAAGCACCACCCCTGGGCGGCCGAGCGCGTGCACAGCTTCAAGCGCCGTGCGCTGGTGAAGGTGGCCCATGGCGTGCGGACGCTGACCAGAGCGGTCTGCTTGTTCGTGATCACCCTGGCCAACACGCTGGCGGGCCTGCCGTGGGTGTGGTCGCCGAAGCAGCCGCGATGGTGGGCGCTGCCCTCGTAG
- a CDS encoding bifunctional YncE family protein/alkaline phosphatase family protein, giving the protein MGFGENLVGEEYTDGLQVSSNQIIKPLGERLVTNYGKFMGSTISPDGRFLAATANDRSISLQIFDLETYHLIFRAGTASGANLRPSDNTVGQESPLYSPDGKFLFMPNATGITRFPVNADGTLAAGTKIAIPNLTGPTRQALTAGMTFSPDGSTLYAAVNGQNSVVTIDPVAGTIKATYPVGIAPRQLKFVGTKLYVSDEGGRLAQPGEDTIKSYGTNVPADPVLGTSTTGVLSVIDTANAAAPIGQIEVGLHPTDMHLEGSALYVANTNDDTISVVDTTTDKVVQTIETKPWQSSEVGYEPDAIAVYNGRLLVSLGRVNAIAVYKLGESALDPVSYVGLVPTDYYPEDVFAVDDQIVVANRRGIDARGPAITYNQGFGTTPATGHGTHATTASLTRFTLPSDSEIRDTYTPQVFKQNGWGGADSDVKRAVPGSNVAPRPVPRRIGDHSTIKHVFMLVKENRTYDQVHGDMPEGNGDPSLAQFGEQVTPNIHALSRQFGLYDNTYDVGTNSAEGHNWIMQGDNPEYTESSAGEYVRSYDTQEDVLGHQRSGFLWTAVQDAGHTAKNFGEFVYSSSGKPAGSTWQQYYCANQSVEAGGDPAQLTSPALKGDYGSPIPSLNDITVPEAPPFDMQIPDLYRYQIWKQDFEKNGPAEFNMVWLSDDHTGGPVSQRSNVAGGDLALGKIVETISHSPYWKDSAIFVVEDDSQAGPDHVDGHRAPIQVISPYAVHGKTVSTYYSQINMVRTIEQILGAEPLNQKVAAATPMYDAFTPKADFTPYTAKANNISLTENINTAPACGLDTPTGANAAALQGPVPANFVSYSEEWDKWVSKQRLTGKWAQADYANPALMNRYTWYGAHNWDLPYPGDSKIYLPKDVPGAALPGTDVD; this is encoded by the coding sequence ATGGGTTTCGGTGAGAATCTGGTCGGCGAGGAGTACACCGACGGCCTGCAGGTCTCCTCCAACCAGATCATCAAGCCGCTCGGCGAGCGGCTCGTGACCAACTACGGCAAGTTCATGGGCTCCACGATCAGCCCCGACGGCCGCTTCCTGGCCGCGACCGCCAACGACCGGTCGATCTCGCTGCAGATCTTCGACCTGGAGACCTACCACCTGATCTTCCGCGCGGGCACCGCCTCGGGCGCCAACCTGCGTCCGTCCGACAACACCGTCGGCCAGGAGAGCCCCCTCTACTCCCCCGACGGCAAGTTCCTCTTCATGCCGAACGCGACCGGCATCACCCGGTTCCCGGTCAACGCCGACGGCACCCTGGCGGCCGGCACCAAGATCGCCATCCCCAACCTGACCGGCCCCACCCGTCAGGCGCTCACCGCCGGCATGACGTTCTCGCCCGACGGCAGCACGCTGTACGCCGCCGTCAACGGCCAGAACTCGGTGGTCACGATCGACCCGGTTGCCGGCACCATCAAGGCGACCTACCCCGTCGGCATCGCGCCGCGTCAGCTGAAGTTCGTCGGCACCAAGCTCTACGTCAGCGACGAGGGCGGCCGCCTGGCCCAGCCGGGTGAGGACACCATCAAGTCCTACGGCACCAACGTCCCGGCGGACCCGGTGCTCGGCACCTCGACCACCGGTGTCCTCAGCGTCATCGACACGGCCAACGCCGCGGCGCCCATCGGCCAGATCGAGGTCGGTCTCCACCCGACCGACATGCACCTCGAGGGCAGCGCGCTCTACGTGGCCAACACCAACGACGACACCATCTCGGTGGTCGACACCACCACGGACAAGGTCGTCCAGACGATCGAGACCAAGCCCTGGCAGAGCTCGGAGGTCGGCTACGAGCCCGACGCGATCGCCGTGTACAACGGCCGTCTGCTCGTCAGCCTCGGCCGCGTCAACGCGATCGCCGTCTACAAGCTCGGCGAGAGCGCGCTCGACCCGGTCAGCTACGTCGGCCTCGTCCCGACCGACTACTACCCCGAGGACGTCTTCGCGGTCGACGACCAGATCGTCGTGGCCAACCGCCGCGGCATCGACGCCCGGGGCCCGGCCATCACCTACAACCAGGGCTTCGGCACCACCCCGGCGACCGGCCACGGCACCCACGCCACGACCGCCTCGCTGACCCGCTTCACCCTCCCCTCCGACAGCGAGATCAGGGACACCTACACCCCGCAGGTCTTCAAGCAGAACGGCTGGGGCGGCGCGGACAGCGACGTCAAGCGCGCCGTCCCGGGCAGCAACGTGGCGCCCCGCCCCGTGCCCCGGCGCATCGGTGACCACTCCACGATCAAGCACGTCTTCATGCTGGTCAAGGAGAACCGCACCTACGACCAGGTCCACGGCGACATGCCCGAGGGCAACGGCGACCCGTCGCTGGCACAGTTCGGCGAGCAGGTCACGCCCAACATCCACGCGCTTTCGCGCCAGTTCGGTCTCTACGACAACACCTACGACGTCGGCACCAACTCCGCCGAGGGTCACAACTGGATCATGCAGGGTGACAACCCGGAGTACACCGAGTCCAGCGCCGGCGAGTACGTCCGCAGCTACGACACGCAGGAGGATGTGCTGGGCCACCAGCGCTCGGGCTTCCTGTGGACCGCCGTCCAGGACGCCGGCCACACCGCCAAGAACTTCGGCGAGTTCGTCTACTCCTCGAGCGGCAAGCCGGCCGGCTCGACCTGGCAGCAGTACTACTGCGCCAACCAGTCCGTCGAGGCCGGCGGCGACCCGGCGCAGCTGACCAGCCCCGCACTCAAGGGCGACTACGGCTCCCCGATCCCGTCGCTCAACGACATCACCGTCCCGGAGGCACCGCCGTTCGACATGCAGATCCCGGACCTGTACCGGTACCAGATCTGGAAGCAGGACTTCGAGAAGAACGGTCCGGCCGAGTTCAACATGGTGTGGCTCTCCGACGACCACACCGGTGGTCCGGTCTCGCAGCGGTCGAACGTCGCCGGTGGCGACCTGGCCCTGGGCAAGATCGTCGAGACGATCTCGCACAGCCCGTACTGGAAGGACTCCGCGATCTTCGTGGTCGAGGACGACAGCCAGGCCGGCCCTGACCACGTCGACGGCCACCGGGCCCCGATCCAGGTCATCAGCCCCTACGCCGTCCACGGCAAGACGGTCTCGACCTACTACTCCCAGATCAACATGGTCCGCACCATCGAGCAGATCCTGGGCGCGGAGCCGCTGAACCAGAAGGTCGCCGCGGCCACCCCGATGTACGACGCCTTCACGCCCAAGGCCGACTTCACGCCGTACACCGCGAAGGCCAACAACATCTCGCTGACCGAGAACATCAACACCGCGCCCGCGTGCGGCCTCGACACGCCGACCGGCGCCAACGCGGCCGCCCTCCAGGGCCCGGTGCCGGCGAACTTCGTCTCCTACTCGGAGGAGTGGGACAAGTGGGTGTCCAAGCAGCGCCTCACCGGCAAGTGGGCGCAGGCCGACTACGCGAACCCGGCGCTGATGAACCGGTACACGTGGTACGGCGCCCACAACTGGGACCTGCCCTACCCGGGCGACTCCAAGATCTACCTGCCGAAGGACGTCCCGGGCGCAGCCCTGCCCGGCACCGACGTCGACTGA
- a CDS encoding ABC transporter permease: MTAAIVDAPVRTQPQPVALSRCYTFELVKLVSQWRVRLVFLACLLAPAIYTAVISQQTSLPADAVYGRWMNQSGWAGSLVILVFMGTLVLPLLTCLVAGDVFAVEDRLGTWRHLMVAVRSPRRIFVSKAMAALTVTLALLAALLVSSLAGGLLALGTQPMPGLDGHIMDSGELTRTVLLGWLTIVPPTLAFSAVGLLGSVALGRSPLGLLMPVVIALILEGVQLMPVPVALRVATPMNAFITYRGLFMAPGQLGSLWIGLAVSLAWTALATYLAYRLFVRRDFTDLAYDGMGRRFLVAGLAPLAGLAAVTTVVVAVTTGATGTGIERPKLEASLATSFSHLYVLQTEQLNRQAVTEEQLHATAKCDKAGERVEDHGPGADWRCVVTWTLPGATATADAIYQLEVTADGRYVADGDGPIQVNGFFQVATPLGDRPNPLWQFDGVVDLLATTK; the protein is encoded by the coding sequence ATGACCGCGGCCATCGTCGATGCCCCCGTCCGCACGCAGCCACAGCCCGTGGCGCTGAGCCGCTGCTACACGTTCGAGCTGGTCAAGCTGGTCTCGCAGTGGCGCGTCCGGCTGGTCTTCCTGGCGTGCCTGCTCGCCCCGGCCATCTACACGGCGGTGATCAGCCAGCAGACCTCCCTTCCCGCCGACGCGGTCTACGGCCGCTGGATGAACCAGTCCGGCTGGGCGGGCTCCCTGGTCATCCTCGTCTTCATGGGCACGTTGGTGCTGCCCCTGCTCACCTGTCTCGTGGCCGGTGACGTCTTCGCCGTCGAGGACCGGCTCGGCACGTGGCGGCACCTGATGGTCGCGGTGCGCTCGCCGCGCCGGATCTTCGTGTCCAAGGCGATGGCCGCGCTCACCGTCACCCTGGCGCTTCTCGCCGCACTCCTCGTGTCGTCGCTGGCCGGCGGCCTGCTGGCGCTCGGCACCCAGCCGATGCCGGGACTGGACGGGCACATCATGGACTCCGGTGAGCTCACCCGGACGGTCCTCCTCGGCTGGCTGACCATCGTCCCGCCCACGCTCGCCTTCTCCGCGGTCGGCCTGCTCGGGTCGGTCGCGCTGGGGCGCTCCCCGCTGGGCCTACTGATGCCGGTGGTCATCGCGCTCATCCTCGAAGGTGTCCAGCTGATGCCGGTCCCGGTGGCGCTCCGGGTGGCGACGCCGATGAACGCCTTCATTACCTACCGCGGCCTCTTCATGGCCCCAGGTCAGCTCGGGTCGCTGTGGATCGGGCTCGCCGTCAGCCTGGCCTGGACGGCGCTGGCCACCTACCTCGCCTACCGGCTCTTCGTGCGTCGCGACTTCACCGACCTGGCCTACGACGGCATGGGCCGCCGCTTCCTGGTCGCGGGTCTGGCCCCGCTGGCGGGCCTGGCCGCGGTCACGACCGTGGTCGTCGCCGTGACCACGGGTGCCACCGGCACGGGCATCGAGCGGCCCAAGCTCGAGGCCTCGCTGGCGACGTCGTTCTCGCACCTGTACGTCCTGCAGACCGAGCAGCTCAACCGGCAGGCGGTCACCGAGGAGCAGCTCCACGCCACGGCCAAGTGCGACAAGGCCGGGGAGCGCGTCGAGGACCACGGTCCGGGCGCCGACTGGCGCTGCGTCGTGACGTGGACCCTCCCTGGTGCGACCGCGACCGCCGACGCGATCTATCAGCTCGAGGTGACCGCGGACGGACGGTACGTCGCCGACGGCGACGGGCCAATCCAGGTCAACGGGTTCTTCCAGGTCGCCACCCCCCTGGGTGACCGACCGAACCCGCTGTGGCAGTTCGACGGAGTCGTTGACCTGCTGGCAACTACAAAGTGA
- a CDS encoding ABC transporter ATP-binding protein — translation MQPAAAVRARGITKTFGDVIALDGVDLDLPEGQIHGLVGPNGAGKTTLLGMLLGLAVADGGSLEILGSPVGRILSVPGGVTGFVDGPGLYPELTARQNLKALVSLRSGAGRSADVDELLDRVGLTEVAGDSVRGFSLGMRQRLGLAAALLGEPRLLVLDEPANGLDPAGKRQVHQVLTDLAEAGGTVVLSSHRMDDLAALCDDVTLLSTGRVVFSGPVHKLATESGELDYRLVTTDADGARRLADDIPGLSQVAGRKSQSQYDDQSVVVRGPEPALDDLVARLVGAGIAVRELGPVVPPLEAAFLALTGADADTDPGPDADISPASTPDLQETSR, via the coding sequence ATGCAACCAGCTGCTGCCGTTCGTGCGCGCGGCATCACCAAGACCTTCGGCGACGTCATCGCCCTCGACGGGGTCGATCTCGACCTCCCCGAGGGGCAGATCCACGGGCTCGTCGGGCCCAACGGCGCCGGCAAGACCACTCTCCTGGGCATGCTGCTGGGCCTGGCGGTGGCCGACGGCGGCTCACTGGAGATCCTCGGCTCACCGGTCGGGCGCATCCTGTCGGTGCCCGGCGGCGTCACGGGCTTCGTGGACGGCCCCGGTCTGTATCCCGAGCTGACGGCGCGCCAGAACCTTAAGGCCCTGGTCTCCCTGCGGAGCGGCGCCGGCCGCTCCGCCGACGTCGACGAGCTGCTCGACCGGGTCGGGCTCACCGAGGTGGCGGGTGACAGCGTCCGCGGCTTCTCGCTCGGCATGCGGCAGCGCCTCGGGCTGGCCGCCGCCCTGCTCGGCGAGCCGCGTCTGCTGGTCCTCGACGAACCGGCCAACGGCCTCGACCCCGCCGGCAAGCGACAGGTCCACCAGGTCCTCACCGACCTCGCCGAGGCCGGCGGCACCGTGGTCCTCTCCAGCCACCGCATGGACGACCTCGCGGCGCTCTGTGACGACGTCACCCTGCTGTCCACCGGCCGGGTCGTCTTCTCGGGCCCGGTGCACAAGCTGGCCACGGAGAGCGGCGAGCTCGACTACCGGCTCGTCACGACCGACGCCGACGGCGCACGCCGGCTCGCCGACGACATCCCGGGCCTGAGCCAGGTCGCGGGCCGGAAGTCGCAGTCGCAGTACGACGACCAGTCGGTCGTCGTGCGGGGCCCGGAGCCGGCCCTCGACGACCTGGTCGCCCGGCTCGTCGGCGCGGGCATCGCGGTCCGCGAGCTCGGCCCCGTCGTGCCCCCTCTGGAGGCCGCTTTCCTGGCGCTCACCGGCGCCGACGCCGACACCGACCCCGGCCCAGACGCCGACATCAGCCCTGCCTCCACCCCCGACCTCCAGGAGACCTCCCGATGA
- a CDS encoding winged helix-turn-helix domain-containing protein: protein MRYADSGGLSAAGRAKREQVRTQAARMFAVDVPATQVAARLRVSTKSVYQWRRRWRTGGMTALASTGPGGNVSRLSPDQLLRLQAELDLGPAAHGWREDQRWTLARVATLIGRLFHVSYTLRGVSYLLHRIGYTPQVPKHRATPRDEDAIAAWRATTWAKVRG from the coding sequence ATGAGGTACGCCGATAGTGGTGGCCTGTCCGCTGCGGGACGGGCCAAGCGGGAGCAGGTACGGACGCAGGCCGCGCGGATGTTCGCCGTCGATGTGCCGGCGACGCAGGTCGCGGCCCGGCTACGGGTCTCGACGAAGTCGGTCTACCAGTGGCGGCGCCGCTGGCGCACGGGTGGAATGACAGCCCTGGCCTCGACCGGGCCCGGTGGAAACGTCTCCCGGCTCTCGCCCGACCAGCTGCTGCGGCTACAGGCCGAGTTGGACCTCGGCCCGGCGGCACACGGCTGGCGCGAGGACCAACGCTGGACCCTGGCCCGGGTCGCCACCCTGATCGGCCGACTGTTCCATGTCTCCTACACCCTCCGCGGCGTGTCCTATCTGCTGCACCGCATCGGCTACACCCCGCAGGTGCCCAAACATCGGGCGACCCCACGCGACGAGGACGCGATCGCCGCCTGGCGGGCCACCACCTGGGCGAAGGTACGAGGCTAG
- a CDS encoding transposase produces MVFEDEAGQTLRPPRARTWARKGHAPTVRVNGKGSGRVSIAGLISYKPGQRGHVFYRLRVHRGRKGERRSLSEDDYATLVTAAHRQLHAPIILIWDGVNTHTSALMRQLIAARHRWLTVVQLPAYAPDLNPVEGLWSTVKSSLGNLAVDGVDHLAAIIRNRLKRIQYRPDLIPGFLAQTGLSLEPEPL; encoded by the coding sequence ATCGTCTTCGAGGACGAGGCCGGACAGACCCTCCGCCCGCCCAGGGCCCGCACCTGGGCCCGCAAGGGCCACGCACCCACCGTGCGGGTCAACGGCAAGGGCTCGGGTCGGGTCTCGATCGCCGGACTGATCTCCTACAAGCCCGGCCAGCGCGGCCACGTCTTCTACCGCCTCCGCGTCCACCGCGGACGCAAAGGCGAACGCCGCAGCCTGTCCGAGGACGACTACGCCACCCTGGTCACCGCCGCGCACCGCCAGCTCCACGCCCCGATCATCCTGATCTGGGACGGGGTCAACACCCACACCAGCGCACTGATGCGCCAGCTCATCGCCGCCCGCCACCGGTGGCTGACCGTGGTCCAGCTACCCGCGTACGCACCCGACCTCAACCCGGTCGAGGGCCTGTGGTCAACGGTGAAGTCCAGCCTGGGCAACCTGGCCGTCGACGGCGTGGACCACCTCGCCGCGATCATCCGCAACCGACTCAAGCGCATTCAGTACCGACCGGACCTGATCCCCGGGTTCCTCGCCCAGACCGGACTCAGCCTGGAACCGGAACCACTATGA
- a CDS encoding VOC family protein, whose product MIDPNVSIRLARPTRDLAAVERFYVQGLGLEVLYRAAGGPGEHDLLMLGWRGASWHLELVGGLSLPVQPTPTSEDLLVLYLSEPIDDALVARLKQAGGKRVSQGAYWDRWGITVEDPDGYRLVLSSRSWSNAA is encoded by the coding sequence ATGATCGACCCGAACGTAAGTATTCGCCTCGCCCGGCCCACCCGGGACCTTGCGGCGGTCGAACGCTTCTATGTGCAGGGGCTGGGACTGGAGGTGCTCTACCGGGCTGCGGGCGGCCCCGGAGAACATGACCTGCTGATGCTGGGCTGGCGCGGGGCGTCATGGCATCTGGAACTGGTTGGGGGCCTAAGCCTCCCCGTGCAGCCGACACCGACGAGCGAAGATCTCCTTGTGCTCTATCTGTCCGAACCGATCGACGACGCGCTCGTGGCCCGCCTTAAACAGGCCGGCGGCAAGCGCGTCTCCCAAGGCGCGTACTGGGATCGGTGGGGTATCACGGTCGAAGATCCGGACGGTTATCGCCTCGTCCTTTCCAGCCGCTCGTGGTCCAACGCCGCGTAG
- a CDS encoding NAD-dependent epimerase/dehydratase family protein: protein MRVLVAGATGAMGKELVPRLVDAGHEVFAMIRSESNKARASQLGAVPVIADALDRAQVEAAVRQAAPEVIVNQLTAIGHIDTRHFERSFAATDRLRIEGTDNLLAAARATGVRRFVAQSNGAFTYNRTGGPVKNEQDPLDRSPIGQMAPMIAAIEHLEKAVLGAAWTEGIVLRYGAFYGPGTSMALGSEQLEMIRNRKFPVVGDGGGVWSFVHIADAAEATVAAVENGGRGVYNIVDDDPAPVAEWLPELAAMLGAKKPMRVPRFIGRLAAGQAGVVLMTELRGASNAKAKRELGWHPTHPTWRQGLQVMP, encoded by the coding sequence ATGAGAGTGCTGGTGGCAGGAGCGACCGGAGCGATGGGCAAGGAACTGGTGCCGCGTCTGGTCGATGCGGGACACGAGGTGTTCGCCATGATCCGCAGCGAATCTAACAAGGCCAGGGCATCACAGCTGGGCGCGGTACCGGTCATCGCCGATGCGCTGGATCGCGCCCAGGTCGAGGCGGCCGTGCGGCAGGCGGCCCCGGAGGTGATCGTTAACCAGCTGACCGCCATCGGGCACATCGACACCCGTCATTTCGAACGCAGCTTCGCCGCCACCGACCGGCTGCGGATCGAGGGCACCGACAACCTGCTCGCGGCCGCACGCGCCACAGGAGTACGACGGTTCGTCGCCCAGAGCAACGGCGCGTTTACCTACAACCGGACCGGCGGGCCGGTCAAGAACGAACAAGACCCCCTGGATCGCTCACCGATCGGCCAGATGGCCCCGATGATCGCCGCGATCGAGCACTTGGAGAAGGCCGTGCTGGGCGCCGCCTGGACCGAAGGGATCGTGCTGCGCTACGGCGCGTTCTACGGACCCGGCACCTCCATGGCGCTAGGCTCCGAGCAGCTCGAGATGATCCGCAACCGCAAGTTCCCGGTCGTCGGCGACGGCGGCGGGGTGTGGTCGTTCGTCCACATCGCCGACGCCGCCGAGGCCACGGTCGCAGCGGTAGAGAACGGCGGCCGCGGTGTCTACAACATCGTCGATGACGACCCCGCCCCGGTCGCCGAATGGCTGCCGGAACTGGCAGCGATGCTGGGCGCCAAGAAACCGATGCGCGTACCGCGGTTCATCGGACGGCTGGCCGCCGGACAGGCCGGCGTCGTACTCATGACCGAACTGCGCGGCGCATCCAACGCCAAGGCCAAGCGCGAACTGGGCTGGCACCCGACACACCCCACCTGGCGCCAAGGCCTCCAGGTTATGCCGTGA
- a CDS encoding carboxymuconolactone decarboxylase family protein → MIEKKLGKVPTAVGVYWHNPKVLFASFGFGGKLQKWDACDERLKSFAHMAVASLVGCTWCLDFNYFETRNKGLDVEKAREIPRWREADVFTPLERDVLEYAEAMSQTPPTVTDELVDRLHAELGPPAVVELTSVIAFANMSTRGNVALGIESDGFAATCGLKPLAERPGVASAS, encoded by the coding sequence ATGATCGAGAAGAAACTGGGTAAGGTGCCGACGGCGGTGGGCGTCTACTGGCACAACCCCAAGGTGCTGTTCGCCAGCTTCGGCTTCGGCGGCAAGCTGCAGAAGTGGGACGCCTGCGACGAGCGCCTGAAGTCGTTCGCCCACATGGCGGTCGCGTCGCTAGTCGGCTGCACATGGTGCCTGGACTTCAACTACTTCGAGACCCGCAACAAGGGGCTCGACGTGGAGAAGGCGCGCGAGATCCCGCGGTGGCGGGAGGCGGACGTCTTCACTCCGCTGGAGAGGGACGTCCTGGAGTACGCCGAGGCGATGAGCCAGACACCGCCGACCGTGACCGACGAGCTGGTGGACCGGCTGCACGCCGAGCTGGGACCTCCCGCCGTGGTCGAGCTCACCTCGGTGATCGCATTCGCGAACATGAGCACGCGTGGCAACGTGGCGCTCGGCATCGAGTCCGACGGCTTCGCCGCCACGTGTGGCTTAAAGCCGCTGGCCGAGCGACCGGGAGTAGCGTCCGCGTCATGA
- a CDS encoding RNA polymerase sigma-70 factor, giving the protein MSEDPFVAHRSLLFTVAYEMLGSVADAEDVVQETWLRWAASVGAERCEVRDPRAYLVRIVTRLCLNRLRTLARQREEYVGEWLPEPVLTSPDVAEDVELAESVSIAMLAVLETLLPTERAVFVLREVFDVPYDEIAEALDKSPAAVRQIATRARKHVAARRPRMSVSRTEQERVVERFLAALTTGDVPGLLEVLAPDVLVVGDGGGLAPTIPKPVRGAAKLAPVMARFAEVAPGARAFIVDLNGGIAARIDPGGETDTAVSFVIEDGRITQIYAIRNPHKLERLGEVAELRR; this is encoded by the coding sequence ATGAGCGAGGACCCCTTCGTCGCCCACCGCAGCCTGCTGTTCACCGTTGCCTACGAGATGCTCGGCTCGGTCGCCGACGCCGAGGACGTGGTGCAGGAGACCTGGCTGCGGTGGGCAGCCTCGGTCGGGGCCGAACGCTGCGAGGTCCGGGACCCCCGGGCGTACCTCGTGCGGATCGTGACCCGGCTCTGCCTCAACCGGCTGCGCACGCTCGCGCGGCAGCGCGAGGAGTACGTGGGCGAGTGGCTGCCCGAGCCCGTGCTGACCAGCCCGGACGTCGCCGAGGACGTCGAGCTCGCGGAGAGCGTGTCGATCGCCATGCTGGCGGTACTCGAGACGCTGCTACCGACGGAGCGCGCGGTCTTCGTGCTCCGCGAGGTCTTCGACGTGCCGTACGACGAGATCGCCGAGGCGCTGGACAAGTCGCCGGCGGCGGTGCGCCAGATCGCGACGCGGGCCCGCAAGCACGTGGCGGCGCGCCGGCCGCGGATGTCGGTGAGCCGCACCGAGCAGGAGCGGGTGGTCGAGCGGTTCCTCGCCGCGTTGACCACCGGCGACGTGCCCGGCCTGCTCGAAGTGCTGGCTCCCGACGTGCTCGTCGTGGGCGACGGCGGCGGCCTGGCCCCGACAATCCCGAAGCCGGTCCGCGGGGCCGCGAAGCTCGCCCCGGTGATGGCCCGCTTTGCCGAGGTCGCGCCCGGCGCCAGGGCTTTCATCGTCGACCTCAACGGCGGCATCGCGGCGCGCATCGACCCCGGCGGCGAGACCGACACGGCCGTGTCGTTCGTCATCGAGGACGGCCGGATCACCCAGATCTACGCGATCCGCAACCCGCACAAGCTCGAGCGGCTGGGCGAGGTGGCCGAGCTTCGACGGTGA
- a CDS encoding DUF1349 domain-containing protein — protein sequence MLKNMSWLNEPRDWSLEDGVLRAVTELRTDFWRETFYGWTTDNGHFFYQPTTGDFTAEVIVSATHTTRFDQAGMMIRADERNWLKAGLEVTSDAVQISTVFTRDFSDVSMAPIAGVPSEVSMRVTRFGAAVTVHCRSGDGPWQLLRLGYLDLPATVDVGIMCCSPERAGLRATFRDLRIGPPISRENLE from the coding sequence GTGCTGAAGAACATGTCGTGGTTGAACGAGCCGCGTGACTGGTCACTGGAGGACGGCGTCCTCCGCGCAGTCACGGAACTGAGGACCGATTTCTGGCGCGAGACGTTCTACGGCTGGACCACCGACAACGGGCACTTCTTCTACCAGCCGACGACTGGTGACTTCACTGCCGAGGTCATCGTGTCTGCCACGCATACGACACGGTTCGACCAGGCCGGCATGATGATCCGAGCCGACGAGCGCAACTGGCTGAAGGCCGGCTTGGAGGTCACGTCGGACGCTGTGCAGATCAGCACGGTCTTCACACGTGATTTCTCAGACGTGTCGATGGCGCCGATCGCGGGGGTTCCCAGCGAGGTCTCGATGCGAGTCACCCGCTTCGGCGCCGCAGTGACCGTGCACTGCCGCAGCGGCGACGGTCCCTGGCAGTTGTTGCGCCTTGGTTATCTCGACCTTCCCGCCACTGTGGACGTCGGCATCATGTGCTGCTCGCCGGAGCGTGCCGGTCTGCGAGCTACATTCCGGGACCTTCGGATCGGGCCGCCGATCTCACGGGAAAACCTCGAGTAG